A stretch of the Archangium violaceum genome encodes the following:
- a CDS encoding transposase — protein MKESYSIPGCRVERVVRSGSTQTVLVVRTERRGAPCPSCKQLLFTGLELLRHVASLVPPPRTNLTRFHGVFAPGAKR, from the coding sequence ATGAAAGAGTCGTATTCGATTCCTGGTTGTCGGGTGGAGCGGGTGGTGCGGAGCGGCTCCACGCAAACCGTCCTCGTGGTGCGCACGGAGCGTCGAGGCGCTCCGTGCCCTTCCTGCAAGCAACTGCTCTTCACTGGGCTGGAACTGTTACGACATGTGGCGTCCCTGGTGCCTCCGCCTCGGACAAACCTCACGAGATTTCACGGCGTC